The Halictus rubicundus isolate RS-2024b chromosome 5, iyHalRubi1_principal, whole genome shotgun sequence nucleotide sequence GGGAATAGTGGATTGCTAGTTGTTACACTCTGAATTACAGAATTATAATTCTCGATATCTTGTAGCAATAATATTTCCAGCTCCCAGCGATCCAAtgatcaattttctttttatttattaagaaAGCTAAACTGGTCCCGCAGATGTGCCGTGGAGAACGTGCAACAATTCGTGGAACACTCGATTCTGCCTCACCCCTACCGAACGTGCGGATACTGTGTGTTGGCCCGATGACAACGATACCATATGCGCGACTTCATTCGGCAATCTGAGCCACATTCTACTCAAGGATCCGGTGAAAGAATTTTGGGAGTAAGCTTTTAGAACAAGAAATACGTTCTGATACGTTCGTTACCGGCGTCGCACATGTCTGACGATTACCACTTTGCATTTGACGCGAAGAGAACCACATTCATGTTGTGTACGTCGTTATTTAAAATGATAATGCGTATTCGGAGAACTTATAATGTTTTCGTGACATTATTTTCTTCGTATTTTACAAGGGGATATCCCAGTTGTCTACAGATTGCGATGCATCTGGTTCGGCATGTGACTCTGATTTGAGTACAAAGTTTACGGGCGGAATTCAAGGGCAAATCAAAGGCAAAACTAGGGCAGACTCTACCCTTGTGTAGAGAGCAGGTCGGTCACACTAAGAGCAgacctaaccttgttctaagaGTAACCATCCGGCAAAATCCAAGTAAACTTTGCTGTAGAAGGGAAAACGGAACTAAATTATtgataaacttaaaattatataatttagaagtttaaataaaatttcgttttccctcctacagcaaagtttactccgattttgctcGATATTTAATCTTAGAGCAAGAttaggtccgctcttagtgcgaccgacctgccctctaaaCGAGGGGGCAGAGTCTGCCCTCGTTTTGTCACCGATTTGCCCTCGAATTCCGTCTGCAAACTTTGCCCTCAAATTGCGACCCATCTGTTTCGGTATGAGCTCCCCTTTTGTCAACAAGTTTTGATCGGTAAATTCATAGGAAATAGGGACACCAAGAAATTCTACACCAAGCATGGTCTTGGCACCAACACACGTTTACTGCCAAAACAAACGCTGGTAGTGAACGTGttcgaataataaaaaatattcagtTGATTTTCTTCTCTGTCGAAAAGGAGACGCACTCTGCAAATTTCTGATGGTGTAGAAAACATTGGTACTATAAGATGGGAGCTAGCGGGTACACTGGCCATTGTGTGGATAATGTGCTATTTTTGCATTTGGAAAGGTGTAAAATGGACCGGAAAGGTATGCCAGAAAAATGATACTTTATCGTGAAGTGAAATGCGCGTACTGTTAATTATTAATGTTATTCAGGTCGTCTATTTTACATCATTGTTTCCGTACGCTCTGTTGGGGATTCTGTTGGTGAGAGGATTAACACTTCCGGGCGCAATGGAAGGTCTAAAATATTATGCAACGCCGAATCTTTCGAAACTGGGCGATCCGGAGGTACCAAAATATCAATTCTTACTCATTTCTTTATACTACACCTTGGTCTCGGAGTATAATTAAATAAGTGTCCATAGGTATGGATAGACGCGGTgacacaaatatttttttcttatgcACTGGGTCTCGGTGCATTGGCTGCACTCGGAAGTTACAACAAGTTCAATAATAATGTTTACAAGTAACTGTTTCCTGCTATTACAACTATTTCATTACTtacttaataaattgaaaaaatatgagTATATGCATTTGTATATTTTTAGGGACGCAATGATCGTCTGTGGAATAAACTCTTGTACCAGTATGCTCAGCGGTGTCGTAATCTTTTCTGTAGTCGGATTCATGGCTCATGAACAACAAAAACCTGTTGCAGATGTAGCTGCATCTGGTAATTAACATTTTGACagtgtatgcatttataatcTTGCTAGCCAGCGGTTAGTGGCTGGCATTATGACGACACTATACTACTGAaactattactttataaaactttGAAAACGGCTTCACTGTTTCTCTCAACACATATATTATGATTTCAATATGAATGGTAGTGCAAAAACGCTGGCGGCAGACGGATAGTCAATTCATTTATTTCGTCTTTAACTATTCTTATTCTATAATCACATCAAACAGGTCCAGGACTAGCTTTTCTGGTTTATCCGTCAGCAGTTCTAGAACTCCCAGGATCGTCTTTATGGTCCtgtttattcttttttatgCTCATACTTATCGGTTTAGACAGCCAGGTAATTAAAAATACTTTGATAAAATCGTCTTTGGCAATTACGACCAATTATTACGTTTTATAGTTTTGTACAGTTGAAGGCTTCATAACAGCGGTGGTAGATGAATGGCCGCACCTTCTCAGAAAACGGAAAGAAGTGTTCATTGCAACTGTATGCTTCGTCTCGTATATTATTGGTCTCAGCTGTGTAACTGAAGTGAGCCTCTAACAATATTCATCAGTTTCAACAGGAGTCAAGCAGATGCAGCAAAGCATAtaattgcgatttttatttacagGGTGGAATGTATGTATTTCAACTGTTGGATTCTTATGCAGTGAGTGGATTTTGTCTCCTCTTCTTAATGTTCTTTGAGTGTATCTCTATCTCCTGGGCATTTGGAGTGGATCGTTACTATGATGGTATTCGAGATATGATCGGTTACTACCCTTGTGTTTGGTGGAAGATATGCTGGACATATACTACTCCTCTCATTTGTGTGGTAAAATATTCTATTACAAAGTTTAGTTTACATTTCTCTGATATCTTATAAAGGAAGCATAATTCACAACTAGGGTGTCTTCGCGTTCAACATAATTAAGTTTGTCCCTGTAAAATACCTTACATACGAATATCCATGGTGGAGTCACGTGATAGGATGGATTTGTGGTCTTTCGTCGATGATGTGCATTCCAGGCTACATGATTTATATTTGGTGTGTAACACCAGGAACTACATCCGAGGTATATAAATCAACAATAATGTGCTGTTCCGATGTTTTAATCCTGTAATGCTTACAATCGTTAATGTTGCATTtcagaaatttcgaaaattaataagaatcgAAGATGACGTTGCCACTTTACGAAAAAAATACAGTCCAACCGAAACTGCCGCTACTAACGCAGACTTTGAATTATAAGTGTCATTGTGCTCTTGTTTAATCACCATTAAAAATGCATGTGTGTTATTTCAAAGTATGGAGAAAAGCATTTCATACATTGAGCAATATCATATCGCGTAATCATGTAATCATTTACCATGTCGAATAAAATGCGtttgtataaaatgaaattcattGATGATGGCAAGGTACAAATTTATAGCATAAGTGAGAATTTGATATTTCTATATTTAAAGTACGAttaagataaaataaataattttattttcttctaatTCACATACTGTCAGATTTTTCTAATGTGAAGTTTAATTGTATCACCCAAACATATTATATCTTAATGCTTACAGAAACTTGTAAGAGCAAGGTAATGGAaccttatttttattaataagtCAATTGAATTTGTAACTTTACGAAGGAAAGAAAGAAGTGTTCAgcttacaataaattatatatcGCATTTTGATTAAAATGTATGAACTTATTTTTCCCTATTTTGTATTTCTTTGATACGCCCAATTAGTTGTTCTTTCCATTGATCTTCGGATATAGTGTTTGCCCATTCTGGGATTGCTGTAGTCGGTAGAGTAAAAGATGCCATCATAGATTTTACTTGGTTAATTTTATCTGCATCCATATCTATATTTGATCGATTATGAGGAGACGACCAAACTTCAATAGTTTCTGATAAGCAATCCTATACAAAATACATATGTGTCgtactattaaaaaaatttctaataATGCTATTGTTATATAAATCTATATAAATACATACATGTTGCGATTCTAATGTTAGTGATAATGTTTGACTATTTTCACCATTATTAGTTACCCACTCATCATCCTAAAAAACAATACATGAATTACACAATGGGAAAGTTTAATAAACCTACACAAAAATTATAATACAAGTTATTTACTTCATCATCATATAACATTGGATCGCTGTCCAATGGTACTTGAGACAAAGGTTCGTATCCTGACATTCCTACGTCATCGTCCTCACTGTCTGATTCATTTACTCCTCTAGCATCAAATTGTAAATTTGGTGCATTCAAGGATGCCTCTATTGGCTGTTGTGTAGGGTCAGGAGACATTTTGCATCACTTTTTCTTAACATTAACagtttttcttattttatttctaaatgTATATGTATGACATGGTCAGTATACACTGGAAAGCTCGTAACCTTGTCTAGATGTCATAATATTTATCTTGCACTGGGACttacaaaataaatttcacGTGTGAAATGAATAAGTACGTTCGTGATATTAATTGGCAATGTAAATATTTCGAGTGAAACACACTGGAAGCATCCAAAAATAGATCACAACACAGGCATTTGACAATTCACAGCTGATTTGTCATTACACGGACTTTAAGATAGGCCTGTCCAAAGTTATCTTCCGGAACATAACCGAAGACAAACTATATCTCCACCAGCCGACCGCTTGCATTATGATGGCGGTACGTAGCGAGTACACGAAATATGGCGACCGCCGCGCGCAATTTAAATGTAGAACTACATTTATGTGAACGGCAGGTCGATTCTGTGTAatcacacatacatgaaatccatatacgtatatgaacttgcaagggtcaaaatcttgacaaatttacgcttcaatattgcaatgagcagtttaaaagtggtcacttgtgtttcctaaaagtccaatctacgtctgtccagagcccaaattgcgaatttctacctcatcgtggagtaatttgtaatattcggcagaaaactcgctttcagAAGCAAGTATGACAACTGACGagttataaggatagacctaacatcacagacgagttataaggatagacctaacatcacagacgagatataagcacagacgagttataaggatagacctatcatcttatgggacttcgtgtcccatattctgaaatatcgaccgttcaaaaaatcagaggcagcgacttcggccgttcgaacaacttcggcatcttgcccgtcttgtttggggcgacctttacacggcagtaacagcagagaggaatgagagtgctcacgcccggggtttcggcgttcccactttcgtaacatcaccgctttagcatggcacagaaccggtcagtctttcctggaacagaaccggtcagtcttttagcatggcacagaaccggtcagtcttttagcataaaactgaacgcacattatttttttaaccaggattagaatgtacagcttaattgttttatatgaaatatgtaactaacatgtaaatcttgtgtacaaaatctctaatattaattgtaatgatacgtattttattttttttccaagtttgtagttgcaaactttagttgtaaaaaatggaaaatccggaaaaattcgaacaaataaagatctcatatcgaagtttaaaagcgaccaacctgaatattaatttaataatgagctattgtcatcaacactatcttaaattttttcatatatttagctactgttattattaatttaaaaaatttttctttcatgaataaatatttttccacctcagcaccataagatttttactagatgactttaaaaacacattagaactatttttaaataattttactcgaaaacattctagtttactctttatttcaccgttctactaattttttatgggctgcattgcagctctgtttaacactcctttacaactcaataccatggtaccatccatattcaaggaagaacaattttttgcgacgaccattgaaaaaacaaaagtgtttccttcatttcagtcctttagtgcgttggtgacgtagcgcccagcacacctacctgtgttctgtgtaacatctggagttttatggtacgctaacaattgctattgactcgcaagccagaccgtacaagcgaatgcatccacaacttccagagacctgcctccaaaactaattaaaggaaggctagacatgcagtgtgtactatactcctcaaaagaggcggattccagtcgctcgtgttataaacctcattcgatacttcatcgaaagggtgatcttacatatttctgtaacagttccaagtgcatgcactttgttcatgataccctctttgtaattattaaattcaattaaatattaagtaaatctttcacggtgctaacggccctcgcagagatgggcattatttgggataaaaaatgatttaaatgaaaatttgaataaaagatactttatctttatttgttatttgaaggttcgaataaaaaaaagcatctttattggacgagtatcggataaataattttattcgtcgagaatttatccgacgaataaagataattttttctattcgaagcggatttattcgaacttcgaataattttttcatcttttatctgtatcttttattcgaaggcttcgaataaatcttggaataacttttgccgagcgccgagcttcaaagacccagcaaggacggacgacatacaatgtaagcgaatggagaatcgcgcacgtatgaaagtttaaacttttagatttttcaatatatcctcatgaaattgtgacgagcgaatggaggggattttcctgatgaaaatgaggtcaaattcgagtgtaatcgaacaagtttcactgatacctaattttacgataaaaaatacaatctcattaaagacagtccaaatgatgtcgtgtttggactcatttcgatcggaacaagctctacaactcattcgtcttaacaatattgttctgattaaaaacatacaagcataaattgccagtaatgctcgattccccatctgcttacattgtaggctgttggtcggtcgctggtctttgaagttccgagctcgcagagtcgcgagatatcggtgtgaaacaactaccaatccaattgcaaaacttcattgtttttcatgatatttttatgggacttgcgccaactaattcgtggcattcttctgattaaaatgacactaaacacggtacaaattggactgtatttagcatttttatccgtagatttattcgaaggcttcgataatttttgctataacttttgccagctcgacgaataaacggcgacgacggccgacgaggaccgacgagcgccgaatgtctaagacccagcgactgccaaacggcacacaatgtaagcggatggagaatcgtgcattattggcaatttatgcttgtatgtttttaatcagaacaatattgttaagacgaacgagttgtagagcttgttccgatcgaaatgagtccaaacacgacatcatttggactgtgtttaatgagattgtaattcttatcgtaacattacatatcagtgaaacttgttcgattacactcgaatttgacctcattttcatcaggaaaatcccctccattcgctcgtcacaattttatgaggatatgttaaaaaatctaagagtttaaactttcattcgtgcgcgattctccatccgcttacattgtatgtcgtctgtcgtcgctgggtcttcgacgttcggcgctcgtcggtcctcgtcggccgtcgtcgccgtttattcgtcgagctggcaaaagttatccgaagatttattcgaagccttcgaataaatctacggataaaaatgctaaatacagtccaatttgtaccgtgtttagtgtcattttaatcagaagaatgccacgaattagttggcgcaagtcccataaaaaaataatgagaaataaagaagttttgcaattggattggcagttgtttcacaccgatatctcg carries:
- the Gat-1b gene encoding GABA neurotransmitter transporter-1B, with the protein product MPSSGSTKVSKVDRSTSPLPCKPANPVQELKTLFAEQTSRSANDAKEQDFRFEAIECLQSTVHKKLKVLPGRGSWNSKVEFILSVVGLAIGLGNLWRFPYLCYKNGGGAFMVPYFIALALAGVPMFLMELSLGQMMTIGGLGVFKIAPIFKGVGYGSCVISCWMNIYYIIILAWALFYFLVSLQIDVPWRTCNNSWNTRFCLTPTERADTVCWPDDNDTICATSFGNLSHILLKDPVKEFWERRTLQISDGVENIGTIRWELAGTLAIVWIMCYFCIWKGVKWTGKVVYFTSLFPYALLGILLVRGLTLPGAMEGLKYYATPNLSKLGDPEVWIDAVTQIFFSYALGLGALAALGSYNKFNNNVYKDAMIVCGINSCTSMLSGVVIFSVVGFMAHEQQKPVADVAASGPGLAFLVYPSAVLELPGSSLWSCLFFFMLILIGLDSQFCTVEGFITAVVDEWPHLLRKRKEVFIATVCFVSYIIGLSCVTEGGMYVFQLLDSYAVSGFCLLFLMFFECISISWAFGVDRYYDGIRDMIGYYPCVWWKICWTYTTPLICVGVFAFNIIKFVPVKYLTYEYPWWSHVIGWICGLSSMMCIPGYMIYIWCVTPGTTSEKFRKLIRIEDDVATLRKKYSPTETAATNADFEL
- the LOC143353963 gene encoding male-enhanced antigen 1, whose product is MSPDPTQQPIEASLNAPNLQFDARGVNESDSEDDDVGMSGYEPLSQVPLDSDPMLYDDEDDEWVTNNGENSQTLSLTLESQHDCLSETIEVWSSPHNRSNIDMDADKINQVKSMMASFTLPTTAIPEWANTISEDQWKEQLIGRIKEIQNREK